A section of the Glandiceps talaboti chromosome 8, keGlaTala1.1, whole genome shotgun sequence genome encodes:
- the LOC144438721 gene encoding acid-sensing ion channel 2-like produces the protein MLDKQRKPTVRVINVAEFKEAYNGKENKHWNAPDVGMEIEREFEKEFGEHKQKTSNRKMLLTGLTDDCGISGVKHVFGKSILISRRVMWLLILTAATSILIYQVSEMFTRYTSHPMNVNVDLNYVSELTFPAVAVCNFNAMRKSETDASNLTGLLSAMHGTYNPNFDDYNITGSDTEEWYAHMAHQKDETILYHTWQATPMGLDTFQTIDTDFGVCYAFNTGNDSYGIRTVENSGKSYGLSMYLDTQQSEYNIGLEKGVGFQIVLYEQGDVPLASDLGFAVSVGEETRVGIELTNITNLPPPHGICGSRTLKYYTKYTKNACQFECWTDYAVSICGCRMFYMPGTTRICNLKTSYECILFRAAYYFVSNGTDCDCPVPCQRVIYKADLSHAKFPSTVFSEFMTAYMNIPPLEDSIVKVDIFFQELSIEEIKQQKSYDVFGLLCDIGGSLGLWLGGSILTLIEIIDICLKGCFNRLWH, from the exons ATGCTGGATAAGCAAAGGAAACCAACGGTACGTGTTATTAATGTAGCAGAATTCAAAGAAGCTTACAATGGCAAGGAAAACAAACACTGGAATGCGCCTGATGTGGGAATGGAAATAGAACGGGAGTTTGAGAAGGAGTTCGGCGAACATAAACAGAAAACTAGTAACAGAAAAATGTTGTTGACCGGTTTGACGGATGACTGTGGGATTTCTGGAGTGAAACATGTCTTCGgaaaatcaattttgatatcaagACG AGTCATGTGGCTACTTATTTTGACGGCTGCTACTTCGATATTGATATACCAGGTGTCGGAAATGTTTACTAGGTATACTTCACATCCTATGAATGTCAACGTTGATCtcaactacgtttctgagttgaCTTTTCCTGCTGTCGCTGTGTGTAATTTCAATGCAATGAG GAAATCAGAAACTGATGCATCTAATTTAACAGGACTGTTATCAGCTATGCATGGTACATATAATCCCAATTTTGATGACTATAATATTACTGGAAGTGATACAGAGGAATGGTATGCACACATGGCACATCAAAAGGACGAGACAATTCTATA TCATACATGGCAAGCGACACCAATGGGTTTAGATACGTTTCAAACAATTGACACGGACTTCGGAGTTTGTTATGCTTTCAACACTGGAAACGATTCATATGGAATCAGGACTGTCGAAAATTCTG GTAAATCATATGGACTTTCGATGTATTTGGATACACAACAAAGTGAATATAACATTGGACTTGAGAAAGGAGTCGGTTTCCAAATAGTATTATATGAACAAGGAGATGTACCACTTGCATCGGATCTAGGATTCGCTGTCAGCGTTGGTGAAGAAACACGTGTTGGGATTGAACTCACTAAC ATAACTAATCTTCCACCCCCACATGGAATATGCGGATCTAGAACACTGAAGTATTACACCAAGTATACAAAGAATGCCTGTCAATTTGAATGTTGGACTGATTACGCAGTAAGCATATGTGGTTGTCGTATGTTCTACATGCCAg GCACTACAAGAATATGTAACCTCAAGACATCTTACGAGTGTATACTTTTCCGTGCCGCAT ATTACTTCGTCAGTAATGGCACTGACTGTGACTGTCCAGTACCTTGTCAAAGGGTCATATACAAGGCAGATTTATCCCATGCTAAGTTTCCATCAACTGTCTTTTCTGAGTTTATGACAGCTTACATGAATATCCCACCACTCGA GGACAGTATTGTAAAAGTTGATATATTCTTTCAAGAGTTGAGCATTGAGGAAATCAAACAACAAAAGTCATATGATGTTTTTGGACTTCTGT gtGATATTGGTGGTTCCCTTGGTCTGTGGCTTGGTGGCAGCATTTTAACTCTCATAGAAATCATTGATATATGTTTAAAGGGATGCTTTAATAGACTGTGGCACTAA